One segment of Agrococcus sp. ProA11 DNA contains the following:
- a CDS encoding PTS sugar transporter subunit IIA — MPVLTIDQITTTPSASTKDEAIQEAADMLVAAGAVTPAYADAMREREQSVSTYMGNLLAIPHGTNESKDSILDSALSVARYEAPIDWDGNPVQFVIGIAGKDGGHLEILSKIAIVFADEDEVAKLVAAPDAAAILELLGDVND; from the coding sequence ATGCCCGTTCTGACCATCGACCAGATCACCACGACACCGTCGGCCTCGACGAAGGACGAGGCGATCCAGGAGGCCGCAGACATGCTCGTGGCCGCTGGCGCCGTCACCCCGGCGTACGCGGATGCGATGCGTGAGCGCGAGCAGAGCGTGTCGACCTACATGGGCAACCTGTTGGCGATCCCGCACGGCACCAACGAGTCGAAGGACTCGATCCTCGACTCGGCCCTGTCGGTCGCGCGCTACGAGGCGCCGATCGACTGGGATGGCAACCCGGTGCAGTTCGTCATCGGCATCGCGGGCAAGGACGGTGGCCATCTCGAGATCCTCTCCAAGATCGCGATCGTCTTCGCCGACGAGGACGAGGTCGCGAAGCTCGTGGCCGCGCCCGACGCCGCCGCGATCCTCGAGCTCCTCGGCGACGTCAACGACTGA
- a CDS encoding PTS mannitol transporter subunit IICB — translation MTSTAAPKQSGGARVAVQRFGTFLSGMIMPNIPALIAWGILTAFVIPDGFTPNDGLLTLVGPTIHYLLPLIIASSGGSMIYGHRGAVVGVLATMGAIGGADWLTAQLDSGQGSPHMFIGAMILGPLGAWVMKQLDKLWDGKVKSGFEMLVNMFSAGIVGFFMMLFGFYVVAQLVMWIMAVLSTAVNWLISTGVLPLVSLVIEPAKVFFLNNAINHGVLTPLGVQQVDLDGQSILFLLEANPGPGLGVLMAFTFFGIGAARATAPGAAIIQFFGGIHEVYFPYVLAKPALLLAMILGGASGVATNAILDTGLRAPASPGSIFAVGAQAVLVSPMNLVGVLLSVLVSATVTFAVAAVILRASRKRDLANGDAGDMSEAIAKTEAAKGKKSEHLTNLAAAGAGGAAAGAAGATATPVAAQPIRKIVFACDAGMGSSAMGASVLRNKIKKAGIEGVEVTNISIANLDGSEDLIVTHQDLTARARQRNDRATHVSVDNFMNSPKYDEVVMLVGESNATD, via the coding sequence ATGACCAGCACAGCAGCACCGAAGCAGTCCGGCGGAGCACGCGTCGCCGTCCAGCGATTCGGCACCTTCCTCTCCGGCATGATCATGCCGAACATCCCTGCGCTCATCGCATGGGGCATCCTGACCGCGTTCGTCATCCCCGACGGCTTCACCCCCAATGACGGGCTCCTGACGCTCGTCGGGCCGACCATCCACTACCTGCTGCCGCTCATCATCGCGAGCAGCGGTGGCTCGATGATCTACGGCCACCGTGGCGCCGTCGTCGGCGTGCTCGCGACCATGGGTGCCATCGGCGGTGCCGACTGGCTCACCGCGCAGCTCGACAGCGGCCAGGGCTCGCCCCACATGTTCATCGGCGCGATGATCCTCGGCCCGCTCGGTGCCTGGGTCATGAAGCAGCTCGACAAGCTGTGGGACGGCAAGGTCAAGTCGGGCTTCGAGATGCTCGTCAACATGTTCTCGGCGGGCATCGTGGGCTTCTTCATGATGCTGTTCGGCTTCTACGTCGTCGCGCAGCTCGTGATGTGGATCATGGCGGTGCTCAGCACCGCGGTGAATTGGCTCATCTCCACGGGCGTCCTGCCGCTCGTCAGCCTCGTCATCGAGCCGGCGAAGGTCTTCTTCCTCAACAACGCGATCAACCACGGCGTGCTGACACCGCTCGGCGTGCAGCAGGTGGATCTCGACGGCCAGTCGATCCTGTTCCTCCTCGAGGCGAACCCGGGCCCCGGCCTCGGCGTGCTGATGGCGTTCACGTTCTTCGGCATCGGCGCGGCTCGCGCCACCGCCCCGGGCGCGGCGATCATTCAGTTCTTCGGCGGCATCCACGAGGTCTACTTCCCGTACGTGCTCGCCAAGCCGGCGCTGCTGCTGGCCATGATCCTCGGCGGCGCCTCGGGAGTCGCGACCAACGCGATCCTCGACACCGGGCTGCGCGCCCCTGCATCGCCCGGCAGCATCTTCGCCGTCGGGGCGCAGGCCGTGCTTGTCTCGCCGATGAACCTCGTCGGGGTGCTGCTCTCGGTGCTGGTGTCTGCGACGGTCACGTTCGCGGTCGCCGCGGTCATCCTGCGGGCATCGCGCAAGCGTGACCTCGCCAACGGCGATGCGGGCGACATGTCGGAGGCGATCGCCAAGACCGAGGCGGCCAAGGGCAAGAAGTCCGAGCACCTCACGAACCTGGCCGCCGCTGGCGCCGGGGGAGCGGCAGCGGGCGCCGCTGGCGCGACCGCGACGCCTGTCGCCGCCCAGCCGATCCGCAAGATCGTCTTCGCGTGCGACGCGGGCATGGGGTCGAGCGCCATGGGGGCGAGCGTGCTCCGCAACAAGATCAAGAAGGCCGGCATCGAGGGCGTCGAGGTGACGAACATCTCGATCGCCAACCTCGACGGCAGCGAGGATCTGATCGTCACGCATCAGGATCTCACCGCGCGCGCTCGCCAGCGCAACGACCGGGCGACGCACGTCTCGGTCGACAACTTCATGAACAGCCCCAAGTACGACGAGGTCGTCATGCTCGTCGGCGAATCGAACGCGACCGACTGA
- a CDS encoding HPr family phosphocarrier protein — MAERTVTVESSHGLHARPAALFAQAAAKAASAVTITKGDKQVNAASILSVISLGVSKGDTVTITTDDESALDELEQLLATDHDA, encoded by the coding sequence ATGGCCGAGCGCACCGTCACCGTCGAGTCCAGCCACGGACTGCATGCCCGGCCCGCTGCGCTCTTCGCGCAGGCCGCAGCGAAGGCGGCCAGTGCCGTCACGATCACCAAGGGCGACAAGCAGGTCAATGCGGCCAGCATCCTCTCGGTGATCTCTCTCGGTGTCAGCAAGGGCGACACCGTCACGATCACCACCGACGACGAGAGCGCACTGGACGAGCTCGAGCAGCTGCTCGCGACCGACCACGACGCCTGA
- a CDS encoding ABC transporter ATP-binding protein, translated as MTASATRRGGDGIEVRDLRLRLAGRVVLDGVSFTAPRGCVTGFIGVNGAGKTTTLRRLLALEHGDGTAWIDGLDYRRLAHPLRTLGFCPDALGARAGSTGSAHLRAIALQAGVGDVDGLLAEVGLAGVTAPIRSYSLGQRRRLAIAGALLASPPILVLDEPFDGLDPEARRWLGGRLRAHADAGGAVLLSAHALDEIASLLDRLVCLHGGRVRFEGDTDAFLRARASSVTIVRSLDQARLAAALRRAGARVAGRAAGAIAVRDLAPERIARVAADIGVLVTELSPRRVSLSQAFAAMVAEAA; from the coding sequence ATGACGGCGAGCGCCACCCGACGCGGCGGCGACGGCATCGAGGTGCGCGACCTGCGCCTGCGCCTCGCCGGTCGCGTCGTGCTCGACGGAGTCTCCTTCACGGCACCGAGGGGGTGCGTGACCGGGTTCATCGGCGTGAATGGCGCCGGCAAGACCACCACGCTGCGTCGGCTCCTCGCGCTCGAGCACGGTGACGGCACCGCCTGGATCGACGGCCTCGACTACCGGCGGCTCGCCCATCCGCTGCGTACGCTCGGCTTCTGTCCCGACGCGCTCGGTGCGCGCGCAGGGAGCACCGGGAGCGCGCACCTGCGAGCGATCGCGCTGCAGGCGGGAGTCGGCGATGTCGACGGCCTGCTGGCCGAGGTCGGGTTGGCCGGGGTCACGGCTCCCATCCGCTCGTACTCGCTCGGCCAGCGCCGTCGGCTCGCGATCGCGGGAGCGCTGCTGGCGTCGCCGCCGATCCTGGTGCTCGACGAGCCCTTCGACGGGCTCGATCCCGAGGCTCGGCGCTGGCTGGGCGGACGGCTGCGTGCGCACGCGGATGCCGGCGGCGCGGTGCTGCTCTCGGCACACGCGCTCGACGAGATCGCGTCGCTGCTCGACCGGCTGGTCTGCCTGCATGGCGGCAGGGTGCGGTTCGAGGGCGACACGGATGCGTTCCTGCGCGCACGTGCTTCGTCGGTGACGATCGTGCGCTCGCTCGATCAGGCTCGGCTCGCCGCCGCGCTCCGGCGCGCGGGGGCGCGCGTGGCGGGGCGCGCTGCCGGCGCGATCGCGGTCCGCGATCTTGCACCCGAGCGGATCGCCCGCGTCGCCGCCGACATTGGCGTGCTCGTCACCGAGCTCTCGCCGAGGCGGGTCTCCCTCAGCCAGGCGTTCGCCGCCATGGTGGCGGAGGCGGCATGA
- a CDS encoding ATP-binding cassette domain-containing protein: MHLAVAGVGSLHRGGRPVPLPELTVDGPGIVLVRGANGSGKSTLLELLAGGIRPLHGSVSVCGVPAHSSAARRLRRVSRTDIALLPHVTLRRHAMLFAHAAGVQPAAALESLVDEGLGPRIDARVATLSTGEARRAWVRLTTLGAAPVLLLDEPFLGLDAAAGETLQARLERWGSNRLVLLVDHGDRRLRGVVRELRMGPGAA, encoded by the coding sequence ATGCATCTGGCGGTCGCGGGCGTCGGGTCGCTCCACCGCGGCGGCCGGCCGGTGCCGCTGCCCGAGCTGACGGTCGACGGCCCGGGGATCGTGCTGGTGCGCGGGGCGAACGGCTCCGGGAAGAGCACGCTGCTCGAGCTGCTCGCCGGTGGCATCCGCCCGCTCCACGGCAGCGTGAGCGTCTGCGGCGTGCCCGCGCATTCGAGCGCTGCCCGTCGCCTGCGGCGAGTGAGCAGGACCGACATCGCGCTGCTGCCGCACGTCACCCTGCGACGGCACGCGATGCTGTTCGCGCACGCTGCCGGAGTCCAACCGGCTGCGGCGCTCGAGTCGCTCGTCGATGAGGGGCTCGGCCCCCGCATCGACGCGCGGGTCGCAACGCTGTCGACCGGAGAGGCGAGGCGCGCGTGGGTGCGGCTCACCACGCTCGGAGCGGCGCCCGTGCTGCTGCTGGACGAGCCCTTCCTCGGTCTCGATGCGGCGGCGGGCGAGACGCTGCAGGCGAGGCTGGAGCGTTGGGGGAGCAATCGGCTGGTGCTGCTGGTCGACCACGGCGACCGTCGACTGCGCGGGGTGGTGCGCGAGCTGCGGATGGGCCCGGGGGCAGCATGA
- a CDS encoding uberolysin/carnocyclin family circular bacteriocin — translation MHIETRRGRALVWSASAGVSALGLAIAGLSLAWLVGSFGISTAAATQIVTAIEIGGAAIAIISAILGAGLVGVVVSTVVWYLKRKLRKLAIA, via the coding sequence ATGCACATCGAAACCAGAAGGGGGCGCGCTCTGGTCTGGAGCGCCTCGGCGGGCGTCAGCGCCCTCGGCCTCGCCATCGCAGGACTCTCACTCGCCTGGCTCGTGGGCAGCTTCGGCATCTCCACGGCTGCTGCCACACAGATCGTGACCGCGATCGAGATCGGCGGCGCAGCGATCGCGATCATCTCCGCGATCCTCGGCGCAGGGCTGGTCGGCGTCGTCGTGTCGACGGTCGTCTGGTACCTGAAGCGCAAGCTGCGCAAGCTGGCGATCGCCTGA
- a CDS encoding helix-turn-helix transcriptional regulator translates to MEKFLGVRRKPGMVRHMSAESRIGASLAALREYAGLTPQELADLAGTQVETVIAIERGSLEPPVALVERLTAAIAHRLSDDEP, encoded by the coding sequence GTGGAGAAGTTCTTGGGTGTTCGTCGAAAACCTGGCATGGTTCGCCACATGAGTGCAGAATCTCGCATCGGCGCTTCCTTGGCGGCGTTGCGCGAGTATGCCGGGTTGACGCCGCAGGAGCTGGCCGACCTCGCTGGCACGCAGGTGGAGACCGTGATCGCGATCGAACGCGGCTCGCTCGAGCCGCCGGTCGCGCTGGTCGAGCGCCTCACTGCCGCGATCGCTCATCGACTCAGCGATGACGAGCCGTGA
- a CDS encoding helix-turn-helix transcriptional regulator, translated as MALAQLAAVDRTTVSNIERGAGAPQEDVLRRLFAALGLATDAQRHDPEVELWIAVMSELLTNVPVDRRHLAADAAIATLAAHVRAGGVSEGAATVTAIDEHEPKEQAIDGLAARRGSPRRDQPHAE; from the coding sequence ATGGCGCTCGCGCAGCTCGCTGCCGTGGACCGGACCACCGTCAGCAACATCGAGCGGGGTGCTGGGGCGCCGCAGGAGGACGTCCTGCGACGGCTGTTCGCGGCACTCGGCCTCGCCACCGATGCCCAGCGGCACGACCCGGAGGTCGAGCTGTGGATCGCCGTGATGTCAGAGCTGCTCACCAATGTCCCCGTGGACCGTCGCCACCTCGCTGCGGATGCTGCGATCGCCACCCTCGCCGCGCATGTCCGCGCCGGCGGCGTGTCAGAGGGTGCGGCTACCGTCACCGCGATCGATGAGCACGAGCCAAAGGAGCAGGCGATCGATGGACTTGCAGCACGGCGCGGCAGCCCTCGAAGGGACCAGCCCCACGCTGAATGA
- a CDS encoding ImmA/IrrE family metallo-endopeptidase codes for MDLQHGAAALEGTSPTLNELVLLCDQLGVAVRIAPLPTGWLGAYDHTAARIMLAPGLTPVEQRSVLAHELGHALRMDSGESAPAERAAERFAALLLVDPAALRSASAWARDEDELAEELGVTVDIVRSYLAHRPILQAA; via the coding sequence ATGGACTTGCAGCACGGCGCGGCAGCCCTCGAAGGGACCAGCCCCACGCTGAATGAGCTCGTGCTGCTCTGCGACCAGCTCGGCGTCGCCGTGCGCATCGCTCCACTGCCAACCGGCTGGCTCGGCGCGTACGATCACACCGCCGCACGGATCATGCTCGCTCCCGGGCTCACGCCGGTCGAGCAGCGTTCGGTGCTCGCGCACGAGCTCGGTCACGCGCTGCGCATGGATTCGGGTGAGTCCGCACCAGCCGAGCGTGCGGCGGAGCGCTTCGCGGCACTGCTGCTGGTCGACCCGGCCGCACTGCGCTCGGCGAGCGCGTGGGCGCGCGATGAGGACGAGCTCGCCGAGGAGCTCGGCGTGACGGTCGACATCGTGCGCAGCTACCTCGCGCACCGCCCGATCCTGCAGGCAGCCTAG
- the map gene encoding type I methionyl aminopeptidase, giving the protein MMRPRALYKSRRELAAMREPGRITALALAAVRDAIRVGATPLDLDRIAERVIREHGAVPNFQLEPGYQHTLCVSINDVVVHGVPGGEPIEPGDLVTVDCGATIGGFHGDAAISVVVPGGDPATTAERQRLSDVTRGALWDGIAALASAKQLGDVGAAVEDHVEANSDYGISDDYIGHGIGRAMHEDPPVFNYRTRVKGPAVKPGLCVAIEPIIHAGSTATTTDADGWTVRSADGSDACQWEHSVAVHADGIWVLTALDGGAAGLAPYGIVPTRIADR; this is encoded by the coding sequence CTGATGCGGCCTCGCGCGCTCTACAAGTCGCGGCGCGAGCTCGCGGCGATGCGCGAGCCCGGCAGGATCACCGCGCTGGCCCTCGCCGCCGTGCGCGACGCGATCCGCGTCGGCGCCACACCGCTCGACCTGGATCGCATCGCCGAGCGAGTGATCCGCGAGCACGGTGCGGTGCCGAACTTCCAGCTCGAGCCCGGCTACCAGCACACCCTCTGCGTCAGCATCAACGATGTCGTCGTGCACGGCGTCCCCGGCGGCGAGCCGATCGAGCCGGGCGACCTGGTGACGGTCGACTGCGGCGCGACGATCGGCGGCTTCCACGGCGACGCGGCGATCTCCGTCGTCGTGCCGGGCGGCGACCCGGCGACGACCGCCGAGCGGCAGCGGCTCAGCGATGTCACGCGGGGCGCGCTCTGGGACGGGATCGCGGCGCTTGCCTCGGCGAAGCAGCTCGGCGATGTCGGCGCAGCGGTCGAGGACCACGTCGAGGCGAACAGCGACTACGGCATCAGCGACGACTACATCGGCCACGGCATCGGGCGCGCCATGCACGAGGACCCGCCGGTGTTCAACTACCGCACCAGGGTCAAGGGGCCTGCGGTCAAGCCCGGGCTCTGCGTGGCGATCGAGCCGATCATCCATGCCGGCTCGACGGCGACGACGACCGACGCCGACGGATGGACCGTCCGCAGCGCGGACGGCAGTGACGCGTGCCAGTGGGAGCACTCGGTGGCGGTGCATGCGGACGGCATCTGGGTGCTGACGGCGCTCGACGGCGGCGCTGCCGGGCTCGCGCCCTACGGCATCGTCCCGACGCGGATCGCTGACCGCTGA
- a CDS encoding adenylate kinase: MSNLLIVGPPGAGKGTQAARIAETLGVPAVSTGDIFRQNIKDQTELGQRVSAILDAGEYVPDSLTNELIDDRLAQPDAEGGYLLDGYPRTAGQVGFLDGVNLRRGEQIDAVIRLVADSDEVVRRLMVRAQEQGRSDDTESVVRRRLDVYERETAPLIAIFGERGLVLEVDGIGSVEEVTERILVGLAERGISA, encoded by the coding sequence ATGTCGAACCTCCTGATCGTGGGCCCGCCCGGCGCGGGCAAAGGAACGCAAGCAGCCAGGATCGCCGAGACGCTGGGTGTGCCCGCCGTCTCCACGGGTGACATCTTCCGGCAGAACATCAAGGACCAGACCGAGCTCGGCCAGCGCGTGTCGGCGATCCTCGACGCCGGGGAGTACGTGCCCGACTCGTTGACGAACGAGCTCATCGACGATCGGCTCGCGCAGCCCGACGCCGAGGGCGGCTACCTCCTCGACGGCTACCCGCGCACGGCCGGCCAGGTCGGGTTCCTCGACGGCGTCAACCTGCGCCGCGGCGAGCAGATCGATGCCGTCATCCGCCTGGTCGCCGACAGCGACGAGGTCGTGCGGCGCCTGATGGTGCGCGCGCAGGAGCAGGGCAGGAGCGACGACACCGAGTCGGTCGTCCGTCGCCGCCTCGACGTCTACGAGCGCGAGACCGCGCCGCTGATCGCGATCTTCGGCGAGCGCGGCCTGGTCCTCGAGGTCGACGGCATCGGCTCCGTCGAAGAGGTCACCGAGCGCATCCTCGTCGGCCTCGCCGAGCGGGGCATCTCCGCCTGA
- the secY gene encoding preprotein translocase subunit SecY, with amino-acid sequence MFSAIARIFKTRDLRRKIIFTLAIVTLFRFGSFIPAPFVDYGNVQECIAANQTATGLYQLVNLFSGGALLQLSIFALGIMPYITASIITQLLRVVIPHFETLHKEGQQGQAKLTQYTRYMTIALAVLQSTTLITVARQGALFSQTGGPALPQCQNLLTNDSWWSITLMIFTMTAGTGLIMWFGELITERGIGNGMSLLIFTSIAATFPTALGQIFQTQGVSTFIMVLVVGLFIMAAVVFVEQSQRRIPVQYAKRMVGRRMYGGQSTYIPIKVNMAGVIPVIFASSLLYLPMLIAQFLTPQDGSAPPEWVLWVQANLTSGDAPLYMLVFFFLTVGFTYFYVAITFNPEEVADNMKKYGGFIPGIRAGRPTAEYLDYVLTRITLPGSLYLGIVALIPLIALSTVGANQNFPFGGASILIIVGVGLETVRQIDAQLQQRHYEGLIR; translated from the coding sequence GTGTTCAGTGCCATCGCACGAATCTTCAAGACGCGAGACCTGCGTCGGAAGATCATCTTCACGCTCGCCATCGTGACGCTGTTCCGGTTCGGGTCGTTCATCCCCGCACCGTTCGTCGACTACGGCAACGTGCAGGAGTGCATCGCAGCGAACCAGACGGCGACCGGGCTGTACCAGCTGGTCAACCTGTTCTCCGGCGGTGCGCTGCTGCAGCTGAGCATCTTCGCGCTGGGCATCATGCCTTACATCACCGCGTCGATCATCACGCAGCTGCTGCGCGTGGTCATCCCGCACTTCGAGACCCTCCACAAGGAGGGGCAGCAGGGCCAGGCGAAGCTGACGCAGTACACGCGCTACATGACGATCGCGCTGGCCGTGCTGCAGTCGACGACGCTCATCACCGTCGCGCGCCAGGGCGCGCTGTTCTCGCAGACCGGTGGCCCGGCGCTGCCGCAGTGCCAGAACCTGCTGACGAACGACTCGTGGTGGTCGATCACGCTCATGATCTTCACCATGACCGCGGGCACCGGCCTCATCATGTGGTTCGGCGAGCTCATCACCGAGCGCGGCATCGGCAACGGCATGTCGCTGCTCATCTTCACGTCGATCGCGGCGACCTTCCCGACCGCGCTCGGCCAGATCTTCCAGACGCAGGGCGTCAGCACCTTCATCATGGTGCTGGTCGTCGGCCTGTTCATCATGGCCGCGGTCGTGTTCGTCGAGCAGTCGCAGCGCCGCATCCCCGTGCAGTACGCCAAGCGCATGGTCGGCAGGCGCATGTACGGCGGCCAGTCGACGTACATCCCCATCAAGGTCAACATGGCCGGCGTGATCCCGGTGATCTTCGCGTCGTCGCTGCTCTACCTGCCGATGCTCATCGCGCAGTTCCTGACGCCGCAGGACGGCTCCGCTCCGCCCGAGTGGGTGCTGTGGGTGCAGGCCAACCTCACGTCCGGCGACGCACCGCTGTACATGCTGGTGTTCTTCTTCCTCACGGTCGGCTTCACCTACTTCTACGTCGCGATCACCTTCAACCCCGAAGAGGTCGCGGACAACATGAAGAAGTACGGCGGCTTCATCCCGGGCATCCGAGCCGGTCGCCCGACAGCGGAGTACCTCGACTACGTGCTCACGCGCATCACCCTCCCCGGCTCGCTGTACCTCGGCATCGTCGCGCTCATCCCGCTGATCGCCCTGTCGACGGTGGGGGCGAACCAGAACTTCCCGTTCGGCGGCGCCTCGATCCTGATCATCGTGGGCGTCGGCCTCGAGACCGTCCGGCAGATCGACGCGCAGCTGCAGCAGCGCCACTACGAAGGGCTCATCCGCTAG
- the rplO gene encoding 50S ribosomal protein L15, which yields MTDKNESTDLPSLKVHHLRPAPGAKTARTRVGRGEASKGKTAGRGTKGSKARYQVRPGFEGGQLTSVMRTPKLRGFKNPFRTEYQVVNVGQLQSLFPNGGEVTVAELVAKGAVRKNQLVKVLAGGELTVALTVAVDKVSAAAEQKIVAAGGSVK from the coding sequence ATGACTGACAAGAACGAGTCGACCGACCTCCCGTCGCTCAAGGTGCACCACCTCCGGCCCGCGCCGGGCGCGAAGACCGCCCGCACGCGCGTCGGTCGCGGTGAGGCATCGAAGGGCAAGACGGCCGGTCGAGGCACGAAGGGCTCGAAGGCCCGCTACCAGGTCCGCCCCGGTTTCGAGGGTGGACAGCTCACGAGCGTCATGCGCACGCCCAAGCTGCGCGGGTTCAAGAACCCGTTCCGCACCGAGTACCAGGTCGTCAACGTCGGGCAGCTGCAGTCGCTGTTCCCGAACGGCGGCGAGGTCACCGTCGCGGAGCTGGTCGCCAAGGGCGCGGTTCGCAAGAACCAGCTCGTCAAGGTGCTCGCCGGCGGCGAGCTCACGGTCGCGCTCACGGTCGCCGTCGACAAGGTGTCGGCCGCTGCTGAGCAGAAGATCGTGGCCGCAGGCGGTTCGGTCAAGTAA
- the rpmD gene encoding 50S ribosomal protein L30 codes for MSKLKITQTKSVISEKQNQRDTLRSLGLKRIGQTVEREDNQQNRGYVNTVRHLVKVEEIQND; via the coding sequence GTGAGCAAGCTGAAGATCACGCAGACGAAGTCCGTGATCAGCGAGAAGCAGAACCAGCGCGACACGCTGCGGTCGCTGGGACTCAAGCGCATCGGCCAGACGGTCGAGCGCGAGGACAACCAGCAGAACCGCGGCTACGTCAACACGGTTCGGCACCTCGTCAAGGTCGAGGAGATCCAGAATGACTGA
- the rpsE gene encoding 30S ribosomal protein S5: MSEENKDTQVTDTTQQAAAGAPAAEAGQSADHRDEPREQRRGSRDRGTRNERGRRDDRTENQFLERVVTINRVSKVVKGGRRFSFTALVVVGDGDGMVGVGYGKAREVPTAISKGVEEAKKNFFRVPRIAKTIPHPVQGEAAAGVVLLRPAAAGTGVIAGGPVRAVLECAGIHDVLSKSLGSSNSINIVHATVEALRMLEEPRAVAARRGLDVDRVVPERLLRAEAEHTKHEAEIAKAASK, translated from the coding sequence GTGAGCGAAGAGAACAAGGACACGCAGGTGACGGACACCACGCAGCAGGCTGCTGCAGGCGCTCCCGCGGCCGAGGCCGGCCAGTCGGCCGACCACCGCGACGAGCCCCGCGAGCAGCGTCGCGGCAGCCGCGACCGCGGCACGCGCAACGAGCGCGGTCGACGCGACGACCGCACGGAGAACCAGTTCCTCGAGCGCGTCGTGACGATCAACCGCGTCTCGAAGGTCGTCAAGGGCGGTCGCCGCTTCAGCTTCACGGCCCTCGTGGTCGTGGGTGACGGCGATGGCATGGTCGGCGTTGGCTACGGCAAGGCCCGTGAGGTCCCGACGGCCATCTCGAAGGGCGTCGAGGAGGCGAAGAAGAACTTCTTCCGCGTCCCCCGCATCGCCAAGACGATCCCGCACCCGGTGCAGGGCGAGGCCGCAGCCGGCGTCGTGCTCCTGCGCCCCGCTGCCGCCGGTACCGGCGTCATCGCGGGTGGTCCGGTGCGTGCCGTGCTCGAGTGCGCTGGCATCCACGACGTGCTGAGCAAGTCGCTCGGCTCGTCCAACTCCATCAACATCGTCCACGCGACGGTGGAGGCGCTGCGCATGCTCGAAGAGCCGCGCGCCGTCGCCGCCCGTCGTGGTCTCGACGTGGACCGTGTCGTGCCGGAGCGCCTGCTCCGTGCCGAGGCGGAGCACACGAAGCACGAGGCCGAGATCGCGAAGGCGGCATCCAAGTGA
- the rplR gene encoding 50S ribosomal protein L18 has protein sequence MGIGTRGKSKSAARGRRHARLRKKVVGTALVPRMVVTRSARHVFVQIVDDSQGITVASASTMEADLRALDGDKTAKATRVGELIAERAKAAGVESVVFDRGGNRYAGRVAAIADGAREAGLGL, from the coding sequence ATGGGCATCGGTACCCGAGGCAAGAGCAAGTCGGCTGCCCGCGGCCGTCGTCACGCACGCCTCCGCAAGAAGGTCGTCGGCACCGCTCTGGTGCCGCGCATGGTCGTCACCCGCTCGGCACGCCACGTCTTCGTGCAGATCGTCGACGACTCGCAGGGCATCACCGTCGCATCGGCGTCGACCATGGAGGCTGACCTCCGTGCGCTCGACGGCGACAAGACGGCCAAGGCCACGCGCGTCGGCGAGCTGATCGCAGAGCGCGCGAAGGCAGCAGGCGTCGAGTCGGTCGTCTTCGACCGCGGCGGCAACCGCTACGCCGGTCGCGTCGCCGCGATCGCCGACGGCGCACGAGAGGCAGGGCTGGGACTGTGA
- the rplF gene encoding 50S ribosomal protein L6: MSRIGRLPIDIPSGVDISVNDDVVTVKGPKGELTTRIASPIEVEIADGQVQVTRPDDERESRSLHGLTRTLIANDIVGVTEGYSKSLEVVGTGYRVQAKGTGLEFALGYSHPINIEPPAGISFTVEGNNKVTVTGISKQAVGEVAANLRKLRKPEPYKGKGVRYAGEQIRRKAGKAGK; the protein is encoded by the coding sequence ATGTCACGAATCGGACGTCTCCCCATCGACATCCCCTCGGGAGTCGACATCTCGGTGAACGACGACGTCGTCACCGTCAAGGGCCCCAAGGGCGAGCTCACGACCCGCATCGCATCGCCGATCGAGGTCGAGATCGCCGACGGCCAGGTGCAGGTCACCCGGCCCGATGACGAGCGCGAGTCGCGTTCGCTCCACGGCCTCACCCGCACCCTGATCGCCAACGACATCGTCGGCGTGACCGAGGGCTACTCGAAGTCGCTCGAGGTCGTCGGCACCGGCTACCGCGTGCAGGCGAAGGGCACGGGCCTCGAGTTCGCGCTCGGCTACTCGCACCCGATCAACATCGAGCCGCCCGCTGGCATCTCGTTCACGGTCGAGGGCAACAACAAGGTCACCGTCACCGGCATCTCGAAGCAGGCTGTCGGCGAAGTGGCCGCGAATCTCCGCAAGCTGCGCAAGCCCGAGCCCTACAAGGGCAAGGGTGTGCGCTACGCAGGCGAGCAGATCCGCCGCAAGGCTGGAAAGGCTGGTAAGTGA